A window of Halalkalibacillus sediminis contains these coding sequences:
- a CDS encoding anti-repressor SinI family protein yields MRGVSAQSNYSSKGLDREWVQLMKEAREMGLSKREVKQFLQKERPRI; encoded by the coding sequence ATGAGAGGTGTATCAGCTCAAAGCAATTATTCTTCTAAGGGTTTAGATCGTGAGTGGGTCCAATTAATGAAAGAAGCTAGAGAGATGGGCCTTAGTAAGAGAGAAGTAAAACAGTTTTTACAGAAAGAAAGACCGAGAATCTGA
- a CDS encoding APC family permease, with the protein MQRKKLSKTLKPHWVWAIALGSSIGWGSFVLPADWMNQAGPMGVILGLSIGAVLMAIIAISYGVLIKNYPVSGGEFAYAFLSLNRVHAYISGWFLTLGYICIVALNATAFALMLKFLLPDFIQQMKMYEVAGWDVYFTEVIIVVLLVSVFTILNIRGSGLSGRLQFIFCLILIGGVFTLTGWMASDTATSFSNLQPAFNPEVTPLAAILTIVAISPFAYVGFDNVPQAAEEFNFSSKKALSLIMFALVAAAAIYSLMIVTTALPAPWQEVAGAGLQWGTGEVVREVLGTGGVVILVAALSMGIFTGLNGFLISASRVLFAMSRGLVLPRKFSDLHPKYNTPTFAIIFAAIIAMIAPWFGRNVLGWIVGMSSVGVSIAYFYTTFTAFKMLKWSKNDPGFDETKHIVSPWRKVTAVLGMASSVGFLGLLLIPGSPAALGIESLVALIVWIVIGVVFYMIRRKDLMSHDREDLAYLILGDKKFDIQDKD; encoded by the coding sequence ATGCAAAGAAAGAAGCTAAGTAAGACACTTAAACCGCATTGGGTATGGGCTATCGCACTTGGTTCTTCAATCGGGTGGGGTTCATTCGTACTACCTGCTGATTGGATGAATCAAGCCGGGCCAATGGGTGTTATTTTAGGTTTAAGTATCGGTGCCGTATTAATGGCGATCATTGCGATCAGTTACGGTGTCCTGATTAAAAACTATCCAGTCTCTGGTGGTGAATTTGCTTATGCTTTCTTAAGTTTGAACCGTGTCCATGCATATATTAGTGGTTGGTTCTTGACGCTTGGGTACATATGTATTGTAGCGTTGAATGCCACAGCTTTCGCATTGATGTTGAAATTCTTGCTTCCTGATTTCATACAACAGATGAAAATGTATGAAGTAGCAGGGTGGGACGTTTATTTCACTGAAGTTATCATTGTAGTTTTATTAGTGTCAGTATTTACGATATTGAATATCCGCGGCTCTGGATTATCAGGTCGCTTGCAATTTATTTTCTGTTTGATTTTAATTGGAGGAGTATTCACTCTTACTGGTTGGATGGCTTCTGATACAGCAACGTCTTTCAGTAATTTGCAGCCAGCTTTCAACCCAGAAGTGACACCTCTTGCTGCGATATTAACTATTGTTGCGATATCACCGTTCGCATATGTCGGATTTGACAATGTGCCACAGGCTGCTGAAGAATTTAATTTTTCTTCTAAAAAAGCATTGTCGCTTATCATGTTCGCGCTTGTTGCAGCAGCAGCGATCTATTCCTTGATGATCGTGACAACAGCACTTCCAGCCCCTTGGCAAGAAGTAGCTGGTGCTGGGTTACAGTGGGGAACTGGTGAAGTGGTCCGAGAAGTGTTAGGTACAGGTGGAGTAGTCATACTTGTCGCTGCCTTATCTATGGGTATCTTCACTGGTTTGAATGGTTTCTTAATTTCAGCAAGCCGTGTACTATTCGCGATGTCTCGTGGTTTAGTACTGCCAAGAAAATTTTCTGATTTACACCCTAAATACAATACTCCGACATTCGCAATTATTTTCGCAGCGATTATTGCAATGATTGCTCCTTGGTTTGGTCGAAATGTATTAGGTTGGATTGTTGGTATGTCTTCTGTAGGTGTGTCAATCGCATACTTCTATACAACTTTCACTGCTTTCAAAATGTTGAAATGGTCAAAGAATGACCCAGGGTTCGATGAAACAAAACACATCGTCTCTCCATGGAGAAAAGTTACGGCTGTACTAGGTATGGCGTCGTCGGTAGGGTTCCTAGGATTATTATTGATCCCAGGTTCACCAGCAGCTCTTGGTATCGAATCACTTGTTGCATTAATTGTCTGGATTGTCATTGGTGTAGTGTTCTATATGATCCGAAGAAAAGATTTGATGAGCCATGACCGAGAAGATTTAGCGTACTTGATCTTAGGAGATAAGAAGTTTGATATCCAAGATAAAGACTAA
- a CDS encoding S8 family peptidase: MRYIVSTIITLLVLTFSFTTFGQAASEDYYSVVLKNNAKAEAFKGDLSLTDAEIVYEVPEIGYYQVKASKGDLKEIKGFKSVSLANESFSWDVTETERIELSEEEASNIINDANTEEAGFWPIQWDIQRITENGASYDISTGSHDTSVAVIDTGINPTHIDLAPNLLDGSKNFVPAGGFRGTEPNETGDPGNFVDLHGHGSHVSGSIAGAGNGMLGVAPDLGLRAYRVFGTSSAESGWIYNAMISAADDGNDVLSMSLGGMDLLGQVFVRNPETGKMENAGNDVADYVAYKRAVQYVNDKGAIIVTSAGNDALDITKKNQVTQFMNDNYGTEDIEFRGSGEVVPANLSGVINVSATGPEDILSIYSNYGAGAIDLATVGGDTRLYTQYASEGRLDEYLANRMHYWEFNLSADNRSDDGYYFSVGTSMATPKVSAVVGMIIDQHDGELSPAQVKHQLLKNGVEGVAGEEKKYFGAGHLNAVNALQ; encoded by the coding sequence ATGCGTTATATTGTATCAACAATTATCACATTACTTGTATTAACATTTTCTTTTACCACTTTTGGACAAGCTGCTTCAGAAGACTATTATTCGGTTGTCTTGAAGAACAATGCGAAAGCTGAAGCTTTTAAAGGGGATCTTTCTCTTACCGATGCAGAGATTGTGTATGAAGTCCCTGAAATAGGATACTATCAGGTTAAAGCTTCAAAAGGAGATTTAAAAGAAATCAAGGGTTTCAAATCAGTATCACTAGCAAACGAATCTTTTTCATGGGATGTAACTGAAACTGAACGCATTGAGTTAAGTGAAGAAGAAGCTTCTAATATTATTAATGATGCAAATACAGAAGAAGCTGGCTTCTGGCCAATTCAGTGGGATATCCAGCGTATCACTGAAAACGGAGCGAGCTATGACATATCAACAGGTTCACATGATACATCAGTAGCGGTGATTGATACTGGGATCAACCCGACTCATATCGACCTGGCTCCAAACCTTCTAGATGGATCTAAGAACTTTGTTCCAGCTGGAGGATTCCGTGGTACTGAACCAAATGAAACTGGAGATCCGGGTAATTTCGTCGACTTGCATGGACATGGAAGTCATGTATCTGGTTCAATCGCTGGAGCAGGAAACGGAATGCTTGGTGTAGCACCTGACTTAGGATTACGTGCTTACCGCGTATTCGGAACAAGCTCAGCTGAATCAGGCTGGATCTATAATGCAATGATTTCTGCAGCAGATGATGGAAACGACGTTCTATCCATGAGCTTAGGCGGCATGGATCTTTTAGGCCAGGTTTTTGTACGTAACCCTGAAACAGGTAAAATGGAGAACGCTGGTAACGACGTAGCTGATTACGTCGCGTATAAACGTGCTGTTCAATATGTGAACGACAAAGGCGCGATCATCGTTACATCAGCAGGAAATGATGCACTTGATATTACCAAGAAAAACCAAGTTACTCAGTTCATGAACGACAATTACGGAACTGAAGACATCGAATTCCGTGGATCTGGCGAAGTGGTTCCTGCTAACTTATCAGGAGTCATCAATGTTTCCGCAACTGGTCCTGAAGACATTCTTTCAATTTACTCAAACTACGGCGCGGGTGCTATTGACCTAGCTACTGTCGGTGGTGATACTCGTCTGTACACTCAATATGCTTCAGAAGGTCGCTTAGACGAGTACCTCGCTAACCGAATGCACTACTGGGAGTTCAACTTAAGCGCTGACAACCGCTCAGACGATGGATATTACTTCAGTGTAGGTACTTCAATGGCTACGCCTAAAGTTTCTGCCGTTGTTGGTATGATTATTGATCAGCATGACGGAGAACTTAGCCCAGCACAAGTAAAACATCAATTATTGAAAAATGGTGTTGAAGGTGTCGCAGGTGAAGAAAAGAAATACTTCGGTGCAGGCCATTTGAACGCCGTAAACGCATTACAGTAA
- a CDS encoding CAP domain-containing protein, which produces MNKGIIYLIMMFGLSYLSTGYSIDEYLANHTENFELIEETFEPNRNQLMYSEQLSTYKFPLVSNKTSDSGEKLKEDADTSSSNESVPEDEISNRETEEKNENKPPISEEEKANENKDESNSDEQKSDKGEPESNTEKDQAKKENDNSGEVEESEKEQKNLEEEVTEKEKVPEEKDIEEVEEEETQEKETQLESNPTFEKQVVTLVNQVRKEHGLDPLQQSQRVGGVARDKSIDMAEHNYFSHQSPNYGSPFDMLEAYGISYRAAGENIAMGQGSPEQVMDSWMNSEGHRKNILSENFNQLGVGFIKEDGQTYWTQIFISN; this is translated from the coding sequence GTGAATAAAGGGATTATATATTTAATCATGATGTTTGGATTGTCGTATCTATCAACTGGTTATTCAATAGATGAATATCTAGCAAATCATACGGAAAATTTTGAATTGATAGAGGAGACTTTTGAACCAAACAGAAATCAACTGATGTATTCAGAACAATTGAGTACATACAAGTTTCCGCTGGTATCTAATAAGACATCGGATAGTGGTGAGAAACTGAAGGAGGATGCTGACACATCATCTTCTAACGAAAGTGTCCCTGAAGATGAGATAAGTAATAGAGAAACTGAAGAAAAAAATGAAAATAAACCACCTATATCCGAAGAAGAGAAAGCAAATGAAAATAAGGATGAAAGTAACTCCGATGAGCAAAAAAGTGATAAAGGTGAACCTGAGAGTAACACTGAAAAAGATCAAGCGAAAAAAGAAAACGATAACTCTGGTGAAGTAGAAGAAAGTGAAAAAGAACAAAAGAATCTTGAAGAAGAAGTAACCGAAAAAGAAAAAGTCCCTGAGGAAAAGGATATAGAAGAAGTCGAGGAAGAAGAGACACAAGAAAAGGAGACCCAATTAGAATCGAATCCAACTTTTGAAAAACAAGTCGTAACATTAGTGAATCAGGTAAGAAAAGAACACGGTCTTGACCCTCTTCAACAAAGTCAACGAGTTGGTGGAGTTGCTAGAGACAAATCTATAGATATGGCAGAGCATAATTATTTCAGTCATCAGTCCCCTAATTACGGTTCTCCATTCGATATGTTGGAGGCTTATGGGATCAGTTACCGTGCAGCAGGAGAGAATATCGCTATGGGCCAAGGAAGTCCTGAACAGGTGATGGACTCATGGATGAATAGCGAAGGGCACAGGAAGAATATTTTGAGTGAGAATTTTAACCAACTGGGAGTCGGTTTCATCAAAGAGGATGGCCAGACCTACTGGACACAAATTTTTATAAGTAATTAA
- a CDS encoding LCP family protein — protein sequence MSKKKKVILSVITILIAGLSAATIYAVDLFQEAERVVNESHEPLERGDVSEKRDEKIDPEVDNVSILFVGIDDNENRKDESSLADALVLATLNKEESSINLVSIPRDSYVDVTYQQEKDKITHTHAIAGLDNTVSTVENLLDVPVDYYVRMDFKAFVEIVDNLNGITFDVPYNLTEFNSEDEKNAIYLQEGEQVLNGEEALALARTRKYDNDLYRGERQMKILQTIINKTLSFSSVTKYKSLIQSVGDHMTTNITFDEMVKFHNYVSSSNSLDINKHQLDGSDLMKDGVYYFQLNQESVTDIKQKLQNHLEINPSTVTNDKESEEI from the coding sequence ATGAGCAAGAAAAAGAAAGTCATACTCTCAGTCATAACCATTTTAATAGCTGGACTCAGCGCAGCTACAATCTATGCTGTCGATCTTTTTCAAGAAGCTGAAAGGGTTGTTAATGAATCACACGAACCCTTGGAGCGAGGAGATGTATCCGAAAAGCGTGATGAAAAGATAGACCCTGAGGTTGATAATGTTTCCATTCTATTTGTTGGAATCGATGACAATGAAAACAGAAAAGATGAATCTAGTCTCGCAGATGCTTTGGTCTTAGCTACTTTGAACAAAGAGGAGTCGTCTATAAATCTTGTGAGTATCCCTAGAGATTCTTATGTCGATGTCACTTACCAACAAGAAAAGGATAAGATCACGCACACACATGCGATAGCAGGTCTCGATAACACCGTATCCACTGTCGAAAATTTACTGGATGTTCCTGTGGATTATTATGTAAGAATGGATTTTAAAGCATTCGTCGAAATCGTTGACAATTTGAACGGCATTACTTTTGATGTTCCTTACAATTTAACCGAATTTAACAGCGAAGATGAAAAGAACGCGATTTACTTACAAGAGGGGGAGCAAGTATTAAACGGGGAAGAAGCTCTAGCCTTGGCGAGGACACGCAAATATGATAACGACCTTTATAGAGGTGAACGTCAGATGAAGATTTTACAAACAATTATAAATAAAACCTTATCATTTTCATCAGTCACCAAATACAAATCGTTAATTCAGTCCGTCGGGGATCACATGACGACCAATATTACTTTTGATGAAATGGTCAAATTTCACAATTATGTATCTTCATCAAACTCTTTAGATATTAATAAACATCAACTGGATGGATCTGATTTGATGAAAGATGGCGTTTATTATTTCCAATTAAACCAAGAAAGCGTTACTGACATAAAGCAAAAACTTCAAAACCATTTAGAGATTAACCCATCTACTGTAACGAACGATAAAGAAAGCGAAGAGATTTGA
- a CDS encoding YigZ family protein, with amino-acid sequence MLEKYITVKQEGSHEITIQKSRFIGYVKRTETQEEAQAFIVSIKKKHKDANHNCSAYMIGEQNLTQKAHDDGEPSGTAGVPMLEVLKRMDLKDTTVVVTRYFGGVKLGAGGLIRAYSNATSEAIKHTGVVERSLMQEVIITVDYGLIGKVENELRNSEYILDDIRYEENVAFHMYVPISKQEAFTTWITDITSGQAVINTDKQAYVEKALNL; translated from the coding sequence ATGTTGGAAAAATATATAACTGTGAAGCAAGAAGGCAGTCACGAAATCACCATTCAAAAATCTCGCTTCATCGGATATGTTAAACGTACAGAAACCCAAGAAGAAGCGCAAGCATTTATAGTATCGATCAAGAAAAAACATAAAGATGCGAATCATAACTGTTCAGCATACATGATTGGAGAACAAAACCTGACTCAAAAAGCACATGACGACGGAGAGCCTAGCGGAACTGCAGGCGTTCCGATGTTAGAAGTTTTGAAAAGAATGGACCTGAAAGATACGACTGTCGTGGTTACCCGTTATTTTGGCGGTGTGAAATTGGGTGCAGGTGGTTTAATCCGAGCTTATTCGAATGCAACTTCTGAAGCGATTAAACACACCGGCGTAGTTGAACGCTCACTCATGCAAGAGGTCATCATTACTGTGGATTATGGTCTGATTGGAAAAGTGGAAAACGAACTACGTAATAGCGAATACATATTAGATGATATTCGATATGAAGAAAATGTCGCCTTCCATATGTATGTCCCTATCTCTAAACAAGAAGCCTTCACGACATGGATAACTGATATCACCAGCGGGCAAGCAGTCATCAACACAGATAAACAGGCCTATGTCGAAAAGGCTTTAAATCTATAA
- a CDS encoding sensor histidine kinase, protein MSDTKVNDKSLDSIIGDMVSVVTNSKEEIFELGEETRNQEEALREEIDQIKKEVTQTIEENDRLEKKMKLARKRLSEVSKNFDQFTEQEVRKVYNSTHEIQTQLIVTRQKEVQLIKRRDEVEARLKSLGKSIERAENIMSKINVILSYLQEDFRDVNKTLTAAKEKHEFGLQIIDAQEEERRKLSREIHDGPAQMLANVLIRSDIVGKTFRERGVDEALGEVKEVKEMVRSALYEVRRIIYDLRPMALDDLGLIPTLRKYLGTTEDYHDTRIEFLPKGKEKRYTHKFEAAVFRLVQESVQNAVKHSDASLIRVIYEETSTHLNVHIIDNGKGFDTSEKKAGSFGLVGMRERIEMLEGEIQIESNADQGTKVKISLPSVY, encoded by the coding sequence ATGTCCGATACGAAAGTAAATGACAAATCATTAGACTCAATAATAGGCGATATGGTCAGTGTCGTTACCAATAGTAAAGAGGAAATTTTTGAATTAGGTGAAGAAACCAGAAATCAAGAAGAGGCATTACGAGAAGAAATTGACCAAATTAAAAAAGAAGTTACTCAAACTATAGAAGAAAATGACCGATTAGAAAAGAAGATGAAACTTGCTCGCAAGCGTCTGTCTGAAGTAAGTAAAAACTTTGATCAATTTACTGAACAGGAAGTTCGGAAGGTTTATAACAGCACACATGAGATTCAGACTCAGTTAATAGTTACACGGCAGAAAGAAGTACAATTGATCAAACGACGTGATGAAGTAGAAGCTCGGCTGAAGTCTTTGGGCAAAAGCATAGAACGGGCTGAAAACATCATGAGTAAAATCAATGTGATCCTGAGCTATTTACAAGAAGACTTTCGCGACGTGAACAAAACACTCACAGCAGCCAAGGAAAAACATGAATTCGGACTTCAAATCATTGATGCCCAGGAAGAAGAGCGTCGTAAGCTTTCTCGTGAAATTCATGATGGGCCAGCTCAGATGCTGGCAAACGTTTTGATTCGATCTGACATTGTCGGGAAGACTTTCCGTGAGCGCGGTGTGGATGAAGCATTGGGTGAAGTGAAGGAAGTAAAGGAAATGGTTCGAAGTGCGCTCTATGAGGTTCGCCGCATTATTTATGACTTGCGACCAATGGCACTTGATGATCTAGGTTTGATTCCTACATTGCGCAAGTATTTAGGCACAACAGAGGACTATCACGATACCAGAATCGAATTTTTACCAAAGGGTAAAGAAAAAAGATATACTCATAAATTCGAGGCTGCCGTATTCAGACTTGTGCAAGAGAGCGTCCAAAACGCTGTGAAGCACTCAGACGCCAGCTTGATCCGTGTCATATATGAAGAAACGAGTACACATTTAAACGTCCACATCATTGATAATGGAAAAGGCTTTGACACAAGTGAAAAAAAGGCAGGGTCTTTCGGTCTTGTAGGCATGCGCGAGAGAATCGAAATGCTAGAAGGCGAGATTCAAATAGAATCGAACGCCGACCAAGGAACGAAGGTTAAAATTTCCTTGCCATCCGTATATTAG
- a CDS encoding response regulator, with amino-acid sequence MTSIVLIDDHKLFREGIKRILEFEKEFDVVAEGNDGSEAVDLIEAHSPDIVIMDINMPDMNGVEATRKLIEKYEDLRVIILSIHDDESYVTHALKSGALGYMLKEMDTDELVNAIKIVSDGGSYVHPKVTHNLIKDYHRLASGGGAEQAANGFQRVEYRKPLHLLTRRECEVLQLMTDGKSNRGISEVLFISEKTVKNHVSNILQKMNVNDRTQAVVTAIKNGWVEVE; translated from the coding sequence ATGACTAGTATCGTTTTGATTGACGACCACAAACTATTCCGTGAAGGAATTAAACGCATATTGGAATTCGAAAAAGAATTCGATGTAGTAGCAGAAGGAAACGACGGATCCGAAGCAGTAGATTTAATAGAAGCACATTCACCAGATATCGTAATCATGGACATCAATATGCCGGACATGAACGGTGTGGAAGCGACACGCAAATTGATAGAGAAATATGAAGATTTGCGAGTAATTATCCTGTCAATCCATGACGATGAGTCATACGTTACGCATGCCTTGAAGTCAGGCGCGCTAGGTTATATGTTGAAGGAAATGGACACAGACGAGCTAGTCAACGCAATCAAAATCGTCAGCGACGGCGGATCATATGTCCACCCGAAAGTAACCCATAATTTGATCAAAGATTACCATCGTCTAGCTTCTGGAGGCGGTGCTGAACAAGCAGCGAATGGCTTCCAAAGAGTAGAGTATCGTAAACCATTGCATCTGCTGACTCGCCGTGAGTGCGAAGTCCTACAACTGATGACAGATGGAAAAAGTAATAGAGGCATTTCAGAAGTGTTGTTTATTAGTGAGAAGACAGTAAAGAACCACGTATCGAACATTTTGCAGAAAATGAACGTAAATGACCGTACCCAGGCTGTTGTAACAGCTATTAAAAACGGCTGGGTGGAAGTTGAATAG
- a CDS encoding nuclease-related domain-containing protein, with amino-acid sequence MSGYKGELKLDYPLSRVHFPNHILHSIRLRNHGSPFQMDSLLLTPRFLLIIEAKNTPGKIYFSTQNDKMERELDGEISKYDNPVTQVEEQKYQLEHWCSNRNLPPIPIEHLVVFTNKNVDLQLNDFPSRDRGVELFSLNKKIRELSSQYSHSLTSMHGLKSIGHQIAHSHSPKKVDLIKELGLSKNEIKKGVICPSCNYLHMYYQKRKWSCPRCSYRSASAYIETLKDYYILESDKINTSTFQKITKLTARHHAYYYLNKLNLSVIGGGRSQKYKLEFKGEDFNYLIAPSHSLP; translated from the coding sequence ATGTCCGGATACAAAGGGGAACTTAAACTCGATTATCCTCTGAGTCGTGTCCATTTTCCCAACCACATTCTCCACAGCATTAGACTCAGAAATCATGGAAGCCCATTTCAAATGGACAGTTTATTATTGACTCCAAGGTTTCTACTAATTATCGAAGCAAAAAATACTCCTGGAAAAATCTACTTTTCCACTCAGAATGATAAAATGGAGCGAGAGCTAGATGGCGAAATCTCCAAGTATGACAATCCAGTCACTCAGGTAGAAGAACAAAAATATCAACTCGAGCATTGGTGCTCTAACAGGAACCTTCCACCCATCCCGATAGAACACCTCGTAGTATTCACGAACAAAAATGTAGACCTTCAATTGAATGACTTCCCTTCCCGTGACAGGGGTGTCGAACTATTTTCATTGAACAAGAAAATTCGTGAACTCTCCTCACAATATTCCCACTCTCTTACCTCGATGCATGGCTTAAAATCAATAGGACATCAAATTGCCCATTCCCATAGTCCAAAAAAAGTAGACTTAATCAAAGAGCTCGGCCTATCTAAAAATGAAATCAAAAAAGGTGTCATATGTCCCTCATGCAACTATTTACACATGTATTATCAAAAAAGAAAATGGTCATGCCCAAGGTGTTCCTATCGATCTGCCTCTGCATATATCGAAACATTAAAAGACTATTATATACTTGAATCAGATAAGATTAATACCTCTACATTCCAAAAAATCACTAAGCTAACAGCACGTCACCACGCCTACTATTATTTGAACAAGTTAAACCTTTCTGTAATTGGGGGAGGTAGATCACAAAAATACAAACTGGAGTTTAAAGGTGAGGACTTCAATTATTTGATAGCCCCCTCCCATTCACTTCCTTAA
- a CDS encoding DegV family protein, with product MKTAVVTDSTAYISEFELERFKIHVVPLSVNFSDGTYREQLDITTKEFYEKVKSEQDLPKTSQPSIGDVTDKYEELAENYDAIISIHLSSGISGTYQAAVSAGDMVENVDVYTFDSEISCKPQGYYAIEAAKLAQEGVAPEEIIERLNQMKDDMRAYFMVDDLSHLARGGRLSGASAMVGSLLQVKPLLHFEDKKIVPFEKIRTSKKAFKRMEQLLSETAEEADKVQAVIIHAEREQIANDWKQDLESRLDNVDFEISYFGPVIGTHLGEGGIGLAWYKVK from the coding sequence ATGAAGACAGCCGTAGTCACGGATAGTACAGCCTACATATCTGAGTTCGAGCTTGAGCGATTCAAGATCCACGTGGTGCCGCTTAGCGTGAATTTCAGTGATGGGACATACCGTGAACAATTGGACATCACCACCAAAGAATTTTATGAAAAGGTGAAGTCAGAACAAGATCTACCAAAAACGTCGCAACCATCAATCGGAGATGTGACGGATAAATATGAGGAACTCGCTGAAAATTATGACGCAATTATATCTATTCATTTATCCAGTGGTATCAGCGGGACTTATCAAGCGGCCGTTTCAGCCGGAGACATGGTTGAAAACGTCGATGTCTATACATTTGATTCTGAAATCAGCTGTAAACCGCAAGGATATTACGCGATTGAAGCGGCAAAACTTGCTCAAGAAGGTGTAGCCCCTGAGGAAATCATCGAGAGACTCAACCAAATGAAAGACGACATGCGCGCGTATTTCATGGTAGATGATTTGAGTCATCTTGCACGTGGCGGCAGACTTTCTGGGGCATCAGCAATGGTGGGTAGCCTGCTCCAAGTAAAGCCACTTCTACACTTTGAAGATAAGAAGATCGTACCTTTCGAGAAAATACGTACGAGCAAGAAAGCGTTCAAACGCATGGAGCAGCTATTGAGCGAAACAGCGGAAGAAGCTGACAAAGTACAAGCAGTAATCATCCATGCTGAACGTGAACAAATCGCTAATGACTGGAAACAAGATCTCGAGTCGCGATTAGATAACGTCGATTTCGAAATCAGTTATTTCGGTCCCGTCATCGGAACGCATTTAGGTGAGGGTGGCATCGGCCTCGCATGGTATAAGGTCAAGTAA
- a CDS encoding helicase-related protein: MGRVSEKEPLFEWISDVPAMTNVEQPCQWEGELTLLQEKASLAIAETIRKNEQLLIEAVCGAGKTEMLYAGIDFAIREGKRVCIATPRSDVVRELAPRLRRDFPRIKAAALYGGSTEKDQQAHLVIATTHQLLRYKNSFDVVIIDEVDAFPFHHDKMLPKAVGRAVKDNHAKIYLTATPRLDMKLASLTRKIPTVSIPQRFHGHPLPVPQFKQIFRLNKHLDEQSLHPKIKEWMKARGDRRYLLFASTVAMAKKLSDELGDVPYVHSESPNRKGLIQKFRNKEMQALITTTILERGVTFPSIDVAVIQADHKVFDEAALVQIAGRAGRSANDPTGDVTFFFEAKTHAIVQARKYTLNKNREAGLM, translated from the coding sequence ATGGGTAGAGTGAGTGAAAAAGAACCTTTATTTGAGTGGATTAGTGATGTTCCTGCTATGACAAATGTTGAACAACCGTGTCAGTGGGAAGGTGAACTTACCTTGCTACAAGAAAAAGCTTCCCTAGCAATCGCCGAAACGATCCGAAAGAATGAACAACTTTTGATCGAAGCTGTTTGTGGAGCAGGGAAAACCGAAATGCTTTATGCGGGAATCGATTTTGCAATCAGGGAAGGTAAGCGAGTTTGTATAGCAACTCCGCGGTCAGATGTCGTCCGAGAATTAGCTCCACGATTAAGAAGAGATTTCCCCCGAATTAAAGCAGCCGCTTTGTACGGAGGTTCAACCGAAAAAGATCAACAAGCACATTTGGTCATTGCAACTACTCACCAACTTTTAAGGTACAAAAATTCATTCGATGTTGTGATTATAGACGAAGTCGATGCATTTCCATTCCACCACGATAAAATGTTACCGAAAGCAGTAGGTAGAGCAGTCAAAGATAACCATGCAAAAATCTACCTGACAGCTACCCCTAGGCTGGATATGAAACTTGCTTCATTGACAAGAAAAATCCCAACTGTTTCAATCCCTCAACGATTTCATGGCCACCCGTTACCTGTACCTCAGTTCAAACAAATATTCCGACTGAACAAACATTTAGATGAACAAAGCTTGCACCCGAAAATCAAAGAATGGATGAAAGCTAGGGGCGATAGACGTTACCTATTGTTCGCGTCAACTGTCGCTATGGCTAAGAAACTATCAGATGAATTAGGCGACGTGCCTTATGTCCATTCCGAAAGCCCCAACCGGAAAGGGCTCATCCAAAAATTTCGTAATAAAGAAATGCAGGCCTTAATCACCACCACGATTTTAGAAAGAGGGGTGACTTTCCCTTCAATTGATGTTGCTGTTATTCAAGCTGATCATAAAGTATTCGACGAAGCTGCCCTCGTCCAAATTGCAGGACGTGCTGGAAGAAGTGCGAATGATCCAACGGGGGATGTCACTTTCTTTTTCGAAGCGAAAACACATGCAATTGTCCAGGCGAGAAAGTATACATTAAATAAAAATCGAGAAGCGGGTTTAATGTGA